One genomic segment of Pseudomonas fortuita includes these proteins:
- the sthA gene encoding Si-specific NAD(P)(+) transhydrogenase: MAVYNYDVVVLGSGPAGEGAAMNAAKAGRKVAMVDDRRQVGGNCTHLGTIPSKALRHSVRQIMQFNTNPMFRAIGEPRWFSFPDVLKSAEKVISKQVASRTGYYARNRVDVFVGTGSFADEQTVEVVCPNGVVEKLNAKHIIIATGSRPYRPADIDFHHPRVYDSDTILSLSHTPRKLIVYGAGVIGCEYASIFSGLGVLVELVDNRGQLLSFLDSEISQALSYHFSNNNITVRHNEEYERVEGLDNGVILHLKSGKKIKADALLWCNGRTGNTDKLGLENIGIKVNSRGQIEVDEAYRTTVPNIYGAGDVIGWPSLASAAHDQGRSAAGSIVDNGSWRFVNDVPTGIYTIPEISSIGKNEQELTQAKVPYEVGKAFFKSMARAQIAGEPQGMLKILFHRETLEILGVHCFGYQASEIVHIGQAIMNQPGEQNNLKYFVNTTFNYPTMAEAYRVAAYDGLNRLF, from the coding sequence ATGGCTGTCTACAACTACGACGTAGTGGTGCTGGGTTCCGGCCCGGCCGGTGAAGGCGCGGCAATGAACGCCGCCAAAGCAGGGCGCAAGGTAGCGATGGTCGATGACCGTCGCCAGGTCGGTGGCAACTGCACGCACCTGGGTACCATCCCGTCCAAGGCACTGCGTCACTCGGTGCGGCAGATCATGCAGTTCAACACCAACCCGATGTTCCGGGCGATCGGTGAGCCGCGCTGGTTCTCGTTCCCGGACGTGCTGAAAAGCGCCGAGAAGGTGATTTCCAAGCAAGTTGCATCGCGCACCGGCTACTACGCCCGCAACCGTGTTGATGTGTTCGTCGGCACCGGCAGCTTTGCCGACGAGCAAACCGTTGAAGTGGTGTGCCCGAACGGTGTAGTTGAAAAGCTCAACGCCAAGCACATCATCATCGCCACCGGCTCGCGCCCTTACCGCCCGGCCGACATCGACTTCCACCATCCGCGGGTCTACGACAGCGATACCATCCTCAGCCTCAGCCACACCCCGCGCAAGCTGATTGTGTACGGCGCCGGTGTGATCGGTTGCGAATACGCGTCGATCTTCAGCGGCCTGGGCGTGCTGGTAGAGCTGGTGGATAACCGTGGCCAACTGTTGAGCTTCCTGGATTCGGAAATTTCCCAGGCACTGAGCTACCACTTCAGCAACAACAACATCACCGTGCGCCACAACGAAGAGTATGAGCGTGTCGAAGGCCTGGACAACGGGGTGATCCTGCACCTGAAGTCGGGCAAGAAGATCAAGGCCGACGCCTTGCTGTGGTGCAACGGCCGGACCGGCAACACCGACAAGCTGGGCCTGGAGAACATCGGCATCAAGGTCAACAGCCGTGGCCAGATCGAGGTCGACGAGGCTTATCGCACTACCGTGCCGAACATCTACGGCGCCGGTGACGTGATCGGCTGGCCGAGCCTGGCCAGTGCCGCCCATGACCAGGGGCGTTCTGCGGCTGGCAGCATCGTCGACAATGGCAGCTGGCGCTTCGTCAATGACGTACCGACCGGTATCTACACCATTCCGGAAATCAGCTCGATCGGCAAGAACGAGCAGGAACTGACCCAGGCCAAGGTGCCGTACGAAGTGGGCAAGGCCTTCTTCAAGAGCATGGCGCGTGCGCAGATCGCCGGCGAGCCGCAGGGCATGCTGAAGATCCTGTTCCACCGTGAAACCCTGGAAATCCTCGGCGTGCACTGCTTCGGCTACCAGGCTTCGGAGATCGTCCATATCGGCCAGGCGATCATGAACCAGCCGGGTGAGCAGAACAACCTGAAGTACTTCGTCAACACCACGTTCAACTACCCGACCATGGCCGAAGCCTATCGGGTAGCTGCCTACGATGGCCTGAACCGGCTTTTTTGA
- a CDS encoding glycerophosphodiester phosphodiesterase, protein MTLIYGHRGAKGEAPENTLHSFRQCLSHGVTRCELDLHLSADNELMVIHDPTLKRTTGRRGKVVDHPAADLMKIDARKGGPGHVQPCPIPKLEELFEKCPFEHWQLEVKSASRTRAATTVLAIRELAQQHGLLDKVTITSSSREVLGAALELVPDVKRGLVAEYAWLDPLKVAQNYGCELLALNWTLCTPERLLKAQGQGLHVSVWTVNEPALMRRLADFGVDSLITDFPGLAKTTLG, encoded by the coding sequence GTGACCCTGATCTACGGCCATCGCGGCGCCAAGGGCGAAGCACCCGAGAACACACTGCACAGCTTCCGCCAGTGCCTGTCCCACGGCGTCACCCGCTGCGAACTGGACCTGCACCTGTCGGCCGACAACGAGCTGATGGTGATCCACGACCCCACCCTCAAGCGCACCACTGGCCGACGCGGCAAGGTGGTCGACCACCCGGCCGCCGACTTGATGAAGATCGATGCGCGCAAAGGCGGCCCGGGCCACGTGCAGCCCTGCCCTATACCGAAACTGGAAGAGCTGTTCGAAAAATGCCCGTTCGAGCACTGGCAGCTTGAGGTAAAAAGCGCCTCGCGCACCCGTGCTGCCACCACCGTGTTGGCAATTCGCGAATTGGCCCAGCAGCATGGCCTGCTGGACAAGGTCACCATCACCTCCAGCTCACGCGAAGTGCTGGGCGCCGCCCTGGAGCTGGTGCCAGACGTGAAACGCGGGCTGGTCGCCGAGTACGCCTGGCTCGACCCGTTGAAGGTGGCGCAGAACTACGGCTGTGAACTGCTGGCATTGAACTGGACACTGTGCACCCCCGAGCGCCTGCTTAAAGCGCAGGGCCAGGGTTTGCACGTATCGGTGTGGACGGTCAACGAGCCGGCACTGATGCGCCGGCTCGCGGACTTTGGCGTGGACAGCCTGATTACAGACTTTCCCGGTTTGGCCAAGACCACCCTCGGGTAG
- a CDS encoding FAD:protein FMN transferase, with product MRTALLFIFLLLTACNQGPTLERLGGPTMGSSYSIQYVREPGGPAPAQVQAAVETILGEIDRHYSTYRGDSTVSRFNQLPANQCLALPPDMLELVALGQHLAEQSEGAFDLTVEPLLDLWGFGPQARHERVPDPQAVAQVRQRVGYRHLHIEDQALCKDAPVQLDFNSIAAGHAVDLIAARLRAMGIASFVAEATGELKAVGRKPDGSPWRIALELPREDRQIARQIIAVNELSVSTSGDYRHYFEENGRRYSHTFDARLGRPVQHDLAAVTVLDASALQADGYSTLLLILGPERGWDFAVAHGLAAVLVTRAEGGFVSRATPAFERAVKGD from the coding sequence TTGCGCACAGCCTTACTGTTCATTTTCCTGCTGCTCACCGCCTGCAACCAGGGCCCCACCCTTGAGCGCCTGGGCGGCCCGACCATGGGTAGCAGCTACAGCATCCAGTACGTTCGCGAGCCTGGCGGCCCGGCGCCGGCCCAGGTGCAGGCAGCGGTCGAAACCATTCTTGGTGAAATCGACCGGCACTATTCGACCTACCGCGGCGACTCTACCGTCAGCCGGTTCAACCAGTTGCCCGCCAACCAGTGCCTGGCCCTGCCACCCGACATGCTTGAACTGGTTGCCCTTGGCCAGCACCTGGCCGAGCAGAGTGAGGGTGCCTTTGACCTCACCGTTGAACCCTTGCTTGACCTGTGGGGTTTCGGCCCCCAGGCCCGCCATGAGCGGGTACCCGACCCGCAAGCCGTGGCCCAGGTTCGTCAGCGTGTGGGTTACCGGCACTTGCATATCGAAGACCAGGCCCTGTGCAAGGACGCCCCGGTGCAGCTCGACTTCAATAGCATCGCCGCCGGCCATGCCGTGGACTTGATCGCTGCGCGCCTGCGCGCCATGGGTATAGCCAGTTTTGTCGCCGAAGCCACTGGCGAGCTCAAGGCGGTTGGCCGCAAGCCCGATGGCAGTCCCTGGCGCATCGCCCTGGAGTTGCCCCGTGAAGACCGCCAGATCGCCCGGCAGATCATTGCAGTCAATGAGCTTTCAGTCTCAACCTCGGGTGACTATCGGCACTATTTCGAGGAGAATGGCCGGCGTTATTCGCACACCTTCGATGCCCGCCTCGGGCGCCCCGTGCAGCACGACCTGGCTGCAGTCACCGTACTGGACGCCTCGGCGTTGCAGGCCGACGGCTATTCGACACTGCTGCTGATCCTTGGCCCTGAGCGTGGCTGGGATTTTGCCGTGGCGCACGGCTTGGCCGCGGTATTGGTGACTCGGGCCGAGGGTGGCTTCGTCTCTCGAGCTACGCCCGCATTCGAACGGGCGGTGAAAGGCGATTGA
- a CDS encoding glyceraldehyde-3-phosphate dehydrogenase, whose amino-acid sequence MWKVPVTQKPDQCLGEWIDREALAEAMIPLIGQLYRNNNVVSSIYGRSLINRSVISILKAHRFARHRQADETELSVHETFPLLKAMSELKLGAASVDLGKLANKFKQEGNGRTAEQFVREELADVVGQQNASARKGTDVVLYGFGRIGRLLARILIEKTGGGDGLRLRAIVVRKGAENDLVKRASLLRRDSVHGPFDGTITIDEANNTITANGNLIQVIYAKSPSEVDYTQYGIENALIVDNTGVWRDADGLGQHLACPGAARVILTAPGKGALKNIVHGINHGDIAADDKIISAASCTTNAIVPVLKAVNDKYGIVNGHVETVHSFTNDQNLIDNFHKGSRRGRAAPLNMVITETGAATAAAKALPVLKGKLTGNAIRVPTPNVSMAILNLNLEKATNRDEINEYLRQTAMHSELHKQIDYVSSQEVVSTDFVGSRHAGVVDAEATIANDNRVVLYVWYDNEFGYSCQVVRVMEDMAGVNPPAFPR is encoded by the coding sequence ATGTGGAAGGTTCCCGTGACTCAGAAGCCCGACCAGTGTCTTGGTGAGTGGATTGATCGTGAAGCTCTGGCTGAAGCGATGATCCCGCTTATCGGTCAGCTCTACCGCAACAACAACGTGGTGAGCTCGATTTATGGCCGTAGCCTGATCAACCGTTCGGTTATCTCGATCCTCAAGGCGCACCGCTTTGCGCGTCATCGTCAAGCCGACGAAACCGAGCTGTCCGTCCACGAGACATTCCCCCTGCTCAAGGCCATGAGCGAGCTGAAACTGGGCGCCGCTTCGGTCGACCTGGGCAAGCTGGCCAACAAGTTCAAGCAGGAAGGCAATGGCCGTACTGCCGAGCAGTTCGTCCGTGAAGAACTGGCCGACGTGGTTGGCCAGCAGAACGCTTCGGCGCGCAAAGGCACCGACGTTGTCCTGTACGGCTTCGGCCGCATCGGCCGCCTGCTGGCGCGTATCCTGATCGAGAAGACCGGTGGTGGCGACGGCCTGCGCCTGCGCGCCATTGTCGTGCGCAAAGGCGCCGAGAACGACCTGGTCAAGCGTGCCAGCCTGCTGCGTCGTGACTCTGTTCACGGCCCGTTCGACGGCACCATCACCATCGACGAAGCCAACAACACCATCACTGCCAACGGCAACCTGATCCAGGTTATCTACGCCAAGAGCCCGAGCGAAGTCGACTACACCCAGTACGGCATCGAAAACGCGTTGATCGTCGACAACACCGGGGTATGGCGTGATGCCGACGGCCTGGGCCAGCACCTGGCCTGCCCGGGCGCTGCCCGCGTGATCCTCACCGCACCTGGCAAGGGCGCGCTGAAGAACATCGTGCACGGCATCAACCACGGTGACATTGCTGCCGATGACAAGATCATCTCGGCGGCCTCCTGCACCACCAACGCCATCGTGCCGGTGCTCAAGGCTGTCAACGACAAGTACGGCATCGTCAACGGCCACGTCGAAACCGTTCACTCGTTCACCAACGACCAGAACCTGATCGACAACTTCCACAAGGGCAGCCGCCGTGGTCGTGCCGCGCCGCTGAACATGGTCATCACCGAAACCGGCGCAGCCACTGCTGCCGCCAAGGCGCTGCCAGTGCTGAAGGGCAAGCTGACCGGCAACGCCATTCGCGTACCGACGCCGAACGTTTCGATGGCCATCCTGAACCTGAACCTGGAAAAGGCCACCAACCGCGACGAAATCAACGAGTACCTGCGCCAGACCGCCATGCACTCGGAACTGCACAAGCAGATCGACTACGTCAGCTCGCAGGAAGTGGTTTCGACCGACTTCGTTGGCTCGCGCCACGCCGGTGTCGTTGACGCTGAAGCCACCATCGCCAACGACAACCGCGTTGTCCTGTACGTCTGGTACGACAACGAATTCGGTTACAGCTGCCAGGTGGTTCGCGTGATGGAAGACATGGCCGGTGTGAACCCGCCAGCGTTTCCACGCTGA
- a CDS encoding PilZ domain-containing protein, which yields MTTLDEEDRREYYRIEDRIALQISPLSAAEALEPDVLQDDSPLFNLLSELHLSDFESQHLLRQLSDKDRTLAAFLRAQNKRLDLLSAVVAQTLLGEVGQPVPVVLSEGGIEFAQATQVAPGTRVKVKMVLMPRAHGLLLRGKVTHCDPRPAGGFEVGTEFIDMTDAQRQLLARYILQRQQQQRRQQLEQNDPAP from the coding sequence ATGACGACATTAGACGAAGAAGATCGCCGCGAATACTACCGCATCGAAGACCGGATCGCACTTCAAATCAGCCCCCTCAGTGCGGCCGAAGCCCTTGAGCCAGATGTATTGCAAGATGATTCTCCGCTGTTCAACCTGCTGAGCGAGCTGCACCTGTCCGACTTCGAGTCGCAGCACCTGCTGCGTCAGTTGAGCGACAAGGACCGCACACTCGCGGCCTTCCTGCGGGCGCAGAACAAACGCCTCGACCTGCTCAGTGCAGTCGTCGCCCAGACCCTGCTCGGCGAAGTAGGCCAGCCGGTGCCGGTCGTGCTTTCCGAAGGCGGTATCGAATTCGCCCAGGCCACGCAGGTTGCCCCTGGCACCCGGGTGAAAGTGAAGATGGTGCTGATGCCCCGCGCCCACGGTTTGCTGCTGCGCGGCAAGGTCACCCATTGCGACCCGCGCCCCGCGGGCGGCTTCGAAGTCGGTACCGAATTCATCGACATGACCGACGCCCAGCGTCAACTGCTGGCTCGCTATATCCTGCAGCGCCAGCAACAACAGCGGCGCCAGCAGCTGGAACAGAACGATCCCGCCCCATGA